In a single window of the Pseudopipra pipra isolate bDixPip1 chromosome Z, bDixPip1.hap1, whole genome shotgun sequence genome:
- the KCNV2 gene encoding potassium voltage-gated channel subfamily V member 2, which yields MLQFNMQREFPFLKCKGREGEAPNILPQLNKGKDNEGMHVDKQSGFSANAPLNTQSLLLLGPEGNYNYYVDDEDEEDEEKEQGKWLSEDAFKGENKAPSFIPCSPAPATASAPSMLNINVGGQSYRLTYQAVAIYPKTRLGRLATSTDRRCQLGLCDDYAAQVDEYFFDRDPAVFQLVYNFYASGVLRVRDELCPCSFLEELSYWGVRLKYTPRCCRICFEERRDELREQLKVQRELRSQAEAEENEQLFHHMRYYGPQRWRLWNLMEKPFSSVTAKVMAVASSFFVLISVVALALNTVEEMQQVDWKSGDSRPVLEHIETLCIAFFTLEYLLRLVSTPDLRRFASSALNAVDLIAILPLYLQLLLECFTDDDQPRGRGSQHEHDIEKVGRVGKVGQVLRIMRLMRIFRILKLARHSTGLRAFGFTLRQCYQQVGCLLLFIAMGIFAFSAMVYTVEHDVSSTNFTSIPHAWWWAAVSISTVGYGDMCPETHLGRLFAFLCIAFGIILNGMPISILYNKFSDYYSKLKAYEYTALKKERGKVDFTRRAMKKISECCGEGATHPLSQQ from the exons ATGTTGCAGTTTAACATGCAGCGAGAGTTTCCCTTCCTGAAATGTaaaggcagagagggggaagCACCAAACATCCTCCCACAGCTTAACAAGGGGAAGGACAACGAAGGCATGCATGTAGACAAGCAGAGTGGTTTTTCTGCTAACGCTCCCTTGAATACCCAATCCCTACTGCTACTGGGACCTGAGGGGAATTACAACTATTATGTGgatgatgaagatgaggaagacgaagagaaagaacaaggaaaatggCTAAGTGAAGATGCATTTAAGGGAGAAAACAAGGCCCCATCATTCATTCCTTGTTCTCCTGCCCCGGCCACAGCGTCTGCTCCATCCATGCTGAACATCAACGTTGGCGGCCAAAGCTACCGTCTCACCTACCAGGCAGTGGCCATCTATCCCAAGACCCGCCTGGGCCGCCTGGCCACCTCCACTGACCGTCGTTGCCAGCTGGGCCTGTGCGATGACTATGCTGCCCAGGTTGATGAGTATTTCTTTGACCGGGACCCAGCTGTCTTCCAGCTGGTGTACAACTTCTATGCCTCGGGGGTGCTGCGTGTGCGGGACGAGCTGTGCCCCTGTAGCTTCCTGGAGGAGCTGAGCTACTGGGGTGTGCGTCTCAAATACACCCCTCGCTGTTGCCGCATCTGCTTCGAGGAGCGCCGTGACGAGCTGAGAGAACAGCTGAAGGTCCAGCGGGAGCTGCGGTCCCAGGCAGAGGCTGAGGAGAACGAGCAGCTCTTCCACCACATGCGCTACTATGGTCCCCAGCGTTGGCGCCTCTGGAACCTCATGGAGAAGCCCTTCTCCTCTGTCACCGCCAAGGTGATGGCAGTGGCCTCCAGCTTCTTTGTGCTCATTTCCGTGGTGGCCCTGGCACTCAACACTGTGGAGGAGATGCAGCAGGTAGACTGGAAGAGTGGGGATAGCCGGCCTGTCTTGGAGCACATTGAGACCCTGTGCATTGCATTCTTCACACTGGAGTACCTGCTGCGCTTGGTCTCTACCCCAGACCTACGCCGCTTTGCCAGCAGCGCCCTCAATGCAGTAGACCTCATTGCCATCCTGCCCCTctatctgcagctgctgctcgaATGCTTTACTGATGATGACCAGCCCCGGGGTCGAGGCTCTCAGCATGAGCACGATATCGAGAAGGTGGGACGGGTGGGCAAGGTAGGACAAGTGCTTCGCATCATGCGCCTCATGCGCATCTTCCGCATCCTCAAGCTGGCCCGCCACTCCACAGGGCTGCGTGCCTTCGGCTTTACCTTGCGCCAGTGCTACCAGCAGGTGGGCTGCCTGTTGCTCTTCATTGCTATGGGGATCTTCGCCTTCTCTGCCATGGTCTACACAGTGGAGCATGACGTCTCCAGTACCAACTTCACCAGCATTCCCCATGCTTGGTGGTGGGCTGCT GTCAGCATCTCTACAGTGGGATATGGTGATATGTGTCCAGAAACTCACCTTGGTCGCCTGTTTGCTTTCCTCTGCATTGCTTTTGGAATAATCCTGAATGGCATGCCCATCTCCATCCTCTACAACAAATTCTCAGACTATTACAGCAAGCTGAAGGCTTACGAGTACACAGCTCtcaagaaagagagagggaaggttGACTTCACACGGAGAGCCATGAAGAAAATATCTGAGTGCTGTGGAGAAGGTGCAACCCACCCTTTGTCACAGCAATGA